The following proteins are co-located in the Hemitrygon akajei chromosome 25, sHemAka1.3, whole genome shotgun sequence genome:
- the LOC140716416 gene encoding uncharacterized protein, which yields MENPCKCGHCGKGFSYPSQLETHQRTHTKERPFICFMCEKGFTRSSHLLAHQRTHTGERPYTCTVCGKGFTESSKLKAHYQVHTDKRTFNCSNCAKSFKSSQYLRRHQQIHTTERPFACTVCGKGFTHSSKLLVHERVHTGEWPFTCSVCGKGFNQSSDLLTHQRVHTGERPFTCTVCGKGFTRSFNLLVHERVHTGKRPFSCSVCGKGFTQSSHLMIHQRVHTGERPFSCSVCGKGFACSSSLLVHHRVHTGERPYSCSVCGKGFTSSSSLLVHRRVHSGERPFSCSICGKGFTQLSNLQSHQRVHK from the coding sequence ATGGAGAATCCATGTAAGTGTGGgcactgtgggaaaggattcagctACCCTTCCCAACTGGAAACCCATCAGCGCACACACACCAAGGAGAGGCCGTTTATCTGTTTcatgtgtgagaagggattcacacGTTCGTCCCACCTGCTGGCACACCAGCgtactcacactggggagaggccgtacacctgcacagtgtgtgggaagggattcaccgagTCATCCAAGCTGAAGGCACATTaccaagttcacactgataaaAGAACTTTTAATTGCTCGAACTGTGCCAAGAGCTTTAAAAGCTCCCAGTATCTGCGGAGACATCAGCAAATCCACACAACCGAGAGGCCTTTCGCCTGCACtgtgtgtgggaaaggattcactcattcatccaagcTGCTGGTGCACGAGCGGGTTCACACTGGAGAGTGGCCGTTTACCTGCTCCgtgtgcgggaagggattcaaccagtcgtctgacctgctgacacaccagcgagttcacaccggggagaggccttTCACTTGCACTgtgtgcgggaagggattcactcgctcatTTAACTTGCTGGTCCACGAGCGGGTTCACACTGGAAAAAGACCCTTCTCTTgttctgtctgtgggaagggattcactcagtcgtcACACCTGATGATACACCAGCGAGTCCATACCGGGGAGCGGCCATTTTCTTGCTCGGTGTGCGGGAAGGGATTTGCTTGTTCATCCAGCCTGCTAGTGCACCACCGGgttcacaccggagagaggcCGTACTCCTGCTCTgtgtgcgggaagggattcacttcttcatccagcCTGCTGGTGCACCGCAgggttcacagtggggagaggccgttctcctgctccatctgtggaaaggggttcactcagttatccaattTACAGTCACACCAACGGGTTCACAAGTGA